The DNA sequence GCGAACTGCCGTAACAGCGCTTCCTTCAAGACCTCCCATAAGAACTCTTCGAAGAGAGTTACCTAACGTAGTTGCTTGACCTCTTTCAAGAGGTCCTATGAGGAATAAACCTGTTTGAGAGCGGTCATCGGAAATTTGATGGTCGATCCGATCAATCTGGTATTGCAACACGGGCTGAATCAAGAAAATAAGGGAAGGTTTTCACGTAAGTGAAGAAGGATCAAACGCGTCTGCGTTTGGGTCTCCTGCAACCATTGTGAGGAAGAGGAGTAACATCTCTGATCAAAGTAATCTCCAAGCCAGCAACTTGCAAAGCTCTTATGGCTGTTTCCCGGCCGGAACCTGGTCCTCTTACGAGAACCTCGATTTGTCTCATACCTTGTTCTAGAGCACGTCTTGCTGCTGCCTCAGCGGCAGTTTGAGCAGCGAATGGGGTACCTTTTCGGGCACCTTTAAATCCACTTGCCCCTGCAGAAGACCAAGAAACAACTTCACCATTAGTATCAGTGATTGAAACGATGGTGTTATTAAAAGTGCTTTGAATATGCACAACGCCGTTTGGGACGTTGCGCTTAGACTTTTTAGAACCAGTTTTCTTTGCGGGTGTGGCCATTTGGCTGGGCCTTTTGAAATAATAAAGTGATGTAATAAGCCTCTAAAGGCAAGGGTTAAAGTTTATTTCTTTCTGCCTGCAACTGTTTTGCGAGAACCCCTTCTAGTACGAGCATTTGTCCTAGTACGTTGTCCTCTAACTGGGAGGCTCATTCTGTGACGACGACCACGAAGACATCCAATATCTTGTAATCGCTTGAGGGCCATGCCCTCTTGTCTCCTCAAGTCACCCTCAAGGGTGAATGATTCAACAGCAGTCCTAAGCTTTTGTACATCTCCATCATCTAAATCCTTGACACGTATGTCAGGATTTACCCCAGCTTTGGCGAGGATGGATTTGGCTCTTGTGAGACCAACACCATAAATGTATGTAAGAGCAACTTCAACCCGCTTTTCGCGAGGTATGTCGATGCCAGCGATTCTTGCCACTTAAGTTTGAATCAAAAGGAACTTGAGATAGAACAAAGCTAGTTTTGGTTAAACCAAAAAGCAAAGCCCTTTTTTGAGCAGTCCAAAGTAAAAATTAACCTTGACGCTGCTTGTGCTTTTGGGTAGCAGTGCAAATGACCATTACCCGACCATGGCGACGAATCACCCGGCATTTTTCACACATTTTTTTGACTGAGGCTCGCACCTTCATATGGGTGTGGCTCCAAGTTTGCAAACATCAATTTTACTACATTACTAAGCCTAAAGCTGATCTAATTGTTAGAGCAACATCTTTGACATCTCCTTCACCTTGAATTTTTACAAGAATGCCTAAGCTCTGATAGAAATCTACCAATGGAGCAGTTTTCTCTCTATAAACTTCCAAACGATGCCTTATTACTTCTTGAGTATCATCTGATCTGCCTCGAGACAAAAGTCGCTTAATTAAAGTTTCATCATCTAATTCTATTAACAAAACTGCTTGAATAGGTTGTGAAACATTTTCCAATAATTGTTGCAATGACTGAGCTTGTATGAGGTTTCTTGGAAAGCCATCTAATAACCACCCTGATTTAGCATCTGCACTCAGTCTCTTCTGAACAATAGATAAAACAATCTCATCACTTACTAATTCTCCTTTATTCATAATAAGAGCAGCTTCTTTCCCTAAGGGACTTTGAGCATTGACTTCAGCTCGCAACAAGTCTCCAGTAGACAAATGAATAAGACCTTGATTCTCACACAAAAGCTTTGCCTGTGTACCCTTCCCCGCTCCAGGGGGTCCTAAAAACAACAATCTGCTTTTCATATAATTAAAATAAAATATTTATTGTCGGACAAGACCTTCATATCGCTGAGAAATCACATAAGTCTGCACTTGCTTTGCAGTATCTATTGCAACTCCAACAAGTATCAATAAAGATGTGGCTCCTAGCCCCTGGAAAGTTTGTACATTCGTAGCTCTTTCTACAGCAGCAGGAACAATTGCTACGGATCCTAAAAACAATCCGCCCAATAAAGTCAATCGATTCTGAACAGATGAGAGATACTTTGAAGTTGCACTTCCAGGCCTAACTCCAGGGATAGCTACACCACCTCGCTTTAAATTGGCTGCTATGTCAATTGGGTTAATAGTTAATGATGCGTAAAAGTAAGCAAATCCTAGGATCAAGGCAAAGAAAGTCAGAGCATATGGCCAAGGGTTAGAAGCAGATGGGTTCAAGGCGCCTGCAGCTCTAATTAAAAAAGGATTTTTGGTGAAATTTGCAATCGTAATAGGTAAAAAAATCAATGCAGACGCAAAAATAATGGGCATCACACCACCTGCATTTAGCTTTAAAGGCAAATAGCTTTGTCGATTAGGCAACAATGCAGTTCCTCCTATCT is a window from the Prochlorococcus marinus str. MIT 9211 genome containing:
- the rpmJ gene encoding 50S ribosomal protein L36, yielding MKVRASVKKMCEKCRVIRRHGRVMVICTATQKHKQRQG
- a CDS encoding adenylate kinase; translation: MKSRLLFLGPPGAGKGTQAKLLCENQGLIHLSTGDLLRAEVNAQSPLGKEAALIMNKGELVSDEIVLSIVQKRLSADAKSGWLLDGFPRNLIQAQSLQQLLENVSQPIQAVLLIELDDETLIKRLLSRGRSDDTQEVIRHRLEVYREKTAPLVDFYQSLGILVKIQGEGDVKDVALTIRSALGLVM
- the rpsK gene encoding 30S ribosomal protein S11 — encoded protein: MATPAKKTGSKKSKRNVPNGVVHIQSTFNNTIVSITDTNGEVVSWSSAGASGFKGARKGTPFAAQTAAEAAARRALEQGMRQIEVLVRGPGSGRETAIRALQVAGLEITLIRDVTPLPHNGCRRPKRRRV
- the rpsM gene encoding 30S ribosomal protein S13, yielding MARIAGIDIPREKRVEVALTYIYGVGLTRAKSILAKAGVNPDIRVKDLDDGDVQKLRTAVESFTLEGDLRRQEGMALKRLQDIGCLRGRRHRMSLPVRGQRTRTNARTRRGSRKTVAGRKK